Within the Opitutaceae bacterium TAV5 genome, the region GCCGGCGCGCTCGACCAGATCCCCGGCGAAACCATGTCCGTCGCCACGCTTTCGCCGCGCGTGGTCGTGGCGCTTTCCTCGCTGCCCGAAACCGGCCTGCTCGGCTTCGGTTCGCTCGTGCGGCACCGCGCCTTTTTCCGTTTCCCGCCCGGCACCGATGTCGATGCGCTCGCCCGCGCCGAACGTCCCCGCCTCGAGGAGCTGCGCCTGCGCTTGCAGACCGTCTCCGGACGGCAGGAACAACTCGGCCGCTCCATCGAGAACATCCACGCCTTCCTCAGCCTCACCGGCTTCATCTCGCTCTTTCTCGGCGCGATCGGCGTGGCCAGCGCGATCCACGTCCACATCCGGCAAAAGCTGGCGACGGTCGCCATCCTGCGCTGCCTCGGCGCGAGTTCGCGGCAATGTTTTGCCGCCTACCTCGCGCAGGGTCTGGCGCTCGGCGTGTTCGGGGCCGGACTCGGCGCGGCGCTCGGCGTGGCCGTGCAACTCGCGCTGCCGACGACGCTGCACGCGATGCTGCCGGTGGACGTGGAGTTTTTCGTTTCCTGGCCGGCGGTCGCGCGTGGTTTTCTGGCCGGGCTGGGCATCTGTTTCCTGTTCACGCTGCTGCCGCTGCTGGCCGTCCGCCGGGTGCCGCCGCTCCGGGCATTGCGCGCCGCGTTCGAGCCGCCGGCCCCGCAATTCGATCCGTTGCGCTGGAGCGTGTACGGGCTGATCGTGGCCGCCGTCTTCGGTTTCGCTCTCTGGCAAACCGGACGCTGGACGCATGCGCTCGGCTTCGTCGGCGGCCTGCTCGCCGGGCTGGGCGTCCTCGCCGGCATCGCCCGCCTGCTGATGCTCGCGGCGCGGCGTGCGGTGCGCCTGTTGCCGGGGATTGCCGGCGGTTACGCCTGGCGGCAGGGCATTTCCAATCTTTATCGCCCCAACAACCGCACGCTGCTCCTGCTGCTTTCGCTCGGCCTCGGCACCTGCCTGCTGCTCACGCTCGGGCTCGCGCGCAGCACGCTGGTGGCGCAGCTCTCCGGCAGCGACGGTCGCGACCGCCCCAACCTGATGCTCTTCGACATCCAGGAAGACCAGGTGGCGCCGCTCACGGAAATCCTGCGCGGGCAGGGGGCGGAGATTCGCGACTCCGCCCCGATCGTCACCATGCAGCTCGCCTCGATCAAGGGCGTGCCGGTGGCCGACGTGCTGCGCGATCCGGGCAACGACATCCCGCGCTGGGCGCTCCGCCGCGAGTACCGTTCCACGTATCGCGGCGCGCTGGCCGCTTCCGAAAAACAGGTCGCGGGCGAGTTTACCGGCCGTTTTGCCGGCAACGCCGGCGGCGAGGACATTATCCCGATCTCCCTCGAGACCGGCCTGGCGAAAGACATGCACCTCGGGCTCGGCGACGAACTGGTTTTCGACGTGCAGGGCGTGCCGATGCGGACGCGCATCACCAGCCTGCGCGAAGTCGAGTGGCGGCAACTGTCGCCCAACTTTTTTGTGGTGTTTCCGGAAGGCGTGCTGGAGGGCGCGCCGCAGTTTCACGTCATGGCCGTGCGCACGGCCACCGCAGCCGATTCCGCGCGCGTGCAGCAGGCCGTGACCCAGGCCCTGCCCAACGTCTCGGCCATCGATCTGGCCATGGTCATGCAGACGCTCGACTCGATCTTTTCCAAAGTGGAGGCGGTGGTGCAGTTTATCGCGTTTTTCACGCTCGGCACGGGCATCATCGTGCTGGCGGGCGCGGTCCTCACGAGCCGGAGCCAGCGCATCCGCGAGATCGTGCTCCTGCGCACGCTCGGCGCGTCGGGGGCGCAGCTCATGCGCATCCAGATCGCGGAGTACGCGGCGCTCGGGCTGTTTGGCGCGCTGACCGGCGCGGCGCTGGCGATGGCCGCCAATGTCGCGCTGGCCCGCTTCGTTTTCGCCGCGCCGCCGGCGTTCCCCGCCGGCCTGCTGGCCGGGGCGGTCGCGGGCGTTGCCGCGCTGGCGGTGCTCACGGGGCTGCTTTCCGGCCGAGGACTCACGCGCCAGCCGCCGCTGGCGGTGCTGCGGCAGGAAGAGTAGGGCGCGTCGGAGCGGCGGCGTCCTCGCCGCCGGACGCGCGACAGCGCGCCTTCCGATCCTGCGGAGCAGTTGCCCCGTCCGGCGGCGGGGACGCCGCCGCTCCAATACCTGCCCAAGGCCTCTTTATCACTCCTTCGTAACAATTCCGCCACA harbors:
- a CDS encoding ABC transporter permease — encoded protein: MFKTSRMFPLLFAWRDSRTARRRLFLSSTAIMLGVAALVAIGSLADNLRRAVDRQARSLLGADLAVTSRSGWSPEIDAALDHLAARVPGSEQAREAMFSSMVTFPQSGGQTRLATIRAFEGAYPFYGDIVTEPATPAAGASSLLADGRSALVEKTLLVQFGAKVGDPIRLGRKTYAIAGALDQIPGETMSVATLSPRVVVALSSLPETGLLGFGSLVRHRAFFRFPPGTDVDALARAERPRLEELRLRLQTVSGRQEQLGRSIENIHAFLSLTGFISLFLGAIGVASAIHVHIRQKLATVAILRCLGASSRQCFAAYLAQGLALGVFGAGLGAALGVAVQLALPTTLHAMLPVDVEFFVSWPAVARGFLAGLGICFLFTLLPLLAVRRVPPLRALRAAFEPPAPQFDPLRWSVYGLIVAAVFGFALWQTGRWTHALGFVGGLLAGLGVLAGIARLLMLAARRAVRLLPGIAGGYAWRQGISNLYRPNNRTLLLLLSLGLGTCLLLTLGLARSTLVAQLSGSDGRDRPNLMLFDIQEDQVAPLTEILRGQGAEIRDSAPIVTMQLASIKGVPVADVLRDPGNDIPRWALRREYRSTYRGALAASEKQVAGEFTGRFAGNAGGEDIIPISLETGLAKDMHLGLGDELVFDVQGVPMRTRITSLREVEWRQLSPNFFVVFPEGVLEGAPQFHVMAVRTATAADSARVQQAVTQALPNVSAIDLAMVMQTLDSIFSKVEAVVQFIAFFTLGTGIIVLAGAVLTSRSQRIREIVLLRTLGASGAQLMRIQIAEYAALGLFGALTGAALAMAANVALARFVFAAPPAFPAGLLAGAVAGVAALAVLTGLLSGRGLTRQPPLAVLRQEE